The sequence GAATAGGGAGACCGGAATTGTTTATAGTAAGAGAGTcagaaataacaaatttatttcactttacatattctagagagactatttccttatttaaaaaaaaaaaaaaatctacagggcacctggagggctcatggcagttaagtgtctgctgacttcgactcaggtcatgatcccagggtcctgggatggagccctatgtctggctccctgctcagtggggagtctgtttttccctcccccTAAGCTCCCCCCTTCTGCCCCGccttgtgtgctctccctctctctctgacaaataagtaaaatctttaaaaaaaaagtgtaatgtAGAAATAGGCTCAAATTCTACCACAATGAGGACAAGATAGAAACTGTCCTATAGCCCGTTTCCAGGCTTTGCCATTCTGGACAGAACTTGCCAGTCTTCTTTTCCATGCCTGTTCCCATGAGGTGATTTATGGCAACACACTCTTGAGTTACAGGTCTTGTTCTATATAGGAGAGAAATCAGGCCACAGTATTTCCCAACTAACTACTTTCTTATCGATAAGCATTCCTGACATAGTCTCGTTAAAAACTTTCTTGACTTAGATTGTTCATACGAAGCCAGATTAGATCTTCCCAAACTGTTTCCTGGGAAGATAGGACAGTATTTATTGATGGCCTCAGTCTCCAGAGTGAGCGTTCTCAGATTGgttcagtaagaaaaaatataaatggcgGATTTTCCTGCCCTCCCAAATTAAGGTGATTATAGTGTTCCTTGGTAAGAGTAGGACTCTTAAAGGAGGAGAGATTGGGATCAgtgggctggaggaggggtgggcaAGGACAAGGAGGGCCTCCTGAGGAGGTCAACACTCCATTGCCCCTGACCTTTTGGTATTTACCCTTCTGGTTCCACTTCATTCTGGTTACTATCTTCCTTTATCCATCCGGACTCCTTTTTCAGCATCCTTGGTAGATGGTGATTCTCTAAGTGTGATTTGCATACCTCCCACAATGAGCTCCATATCCCTATGGCTTCGACCGTAATTCATTAACCCAGATTTCCCACTAGAAGATAGCTCCCATGTTCCAAACTGGTATTTCTAAATATCCAGTGGGCACTACAACGGAATGTATTATGGACCGCTCACTCCCAGTGTGTTTTATAGCGCCCTCTGGAGCTTCGCTCCACATCCACCTTCAATCAtcttttaaatctgtttcttttttaactttcttttgtcAAGTATTTATGTCAAAGAAGAATTGTGAGAAACGTTGGGATAGTTTTGTTgtgtctgcagttttcttttttcttctgtctatTGTATTTGGTTCTCTCTTCTTTCGCTCTCTGATCTGGTCTTCGCCAGCTCTTCAGTATTTTTCTGAAGGACATGAAAATTCGTGCCCAGCAGGTATCTCAGGAACACCTGGTAAGCTCAGAAGCCCAGAGAGTCCAGCTCCTGCATCAGCCTCTTAGAGAACAGACTGTTTTCCTTTCCCCGTTTGACAATTTTATTGTCCCTATGGCTTAGAGGAATCAGTCATTCTCTTCCCTGTATTTGACAGGGAATTTGCATCAAAAACTGCCCCGGGGCGACTGTATCTCtgtctgtttcttctctccaatcctttcattttatccttgATCCAGGTTTTTGAACCCTGCGTTCAAAGGGCtgcggaggaggaggagcagacatCCTTCTGAAACACAGGCATGTCCTCGTGTAAAATGCGAGGAGCTGTAATGACCAGTGAGGTTGCCCTAAATATCtggggggcgggagtgggggtggggaggagggggtgaggtCAGAAGGAGCATGTGCGCTTTGGGCCACCCTTTCTGTAAAGTCTTAGAAATCCCAAGTAAAGGCTCTTTGGGGGTGGTGTGTGTTGTTGGGGGTCACCCAGTCGGCAGGGGGTGGTGTGTGTTGTTGGGGGTCACCCAGTCGGCAATTTGAGTGGGTTCACAGAGTTCTTACTTTCGGTGGTCTGTTCAGACGTCTCTAGTTGTCATCCGTGGGTGAGTTGGACTCGAGGATTTATTCCATTTTGGCCAGTGCCAGAAGTCAACACAAAACTGTTAAGTATGTAGCAACTCTTGGAACCTTCCAAGAGATGAGGGGATCAGGATGGTCAGATTGCTTTAAAGACTCCCTAGGCAACACTCTGAAAATCTAGGTGTAGCTTTTATGCTGCTACATTTTCACAGAAGTGAATTTAGTTGCCAGAATATTCACTACTGAAGATTctctgggaagagaaggagagcagggaTTCCTGGAGAGAATTACTTTAATGTCCAGGGATTCCTGGAGAGAATTACTTTAATGTCCAGGGATTCCTGGAGAGAATTACTTTAATGTCTGATTACTTTGTGAACTTCTAAGATCTAAGTCTGGagcattttttgaaatgaaatttgaaTGTTGGCTATTTGATATTTTGTGTGGTTGAGAACTGAGGTTTACACATTCCCCcaaatctgtgtgtgtatgtgtgttttgacTATTTATATAATATCCTGAAAACTAGTTCAGTATCCAAGCATCACGGCATTTTTGTCTGTAACTATCATTCTGGTAAAATCTGTCTGTATTCTTGGAATACTGTGCTCGTTACTGAGTACTTACAGCAACACTGAGGAGTCAGATTATATACgatctatatttttcttttcagttaaagGGAATTTGTGACCCATGAATCTGAACAGTAacataattcatttctttattcaataaTGTTTCTCAGCACTTCCTGTCTTACTGTGTCTTCATTATCCTAACTTTCTGTTGGTTCTGTAgcctttgcttttaatatttttttacacattcttttatttatttattcaaatattttgttgttatcTTTCATGCCGCCAGGCTGCTGATTCATTCTTGGAATGTGGTATGAAGAGCACTGAGATTGGCCATCCATCTTGTGATTGGCAAACTAGAAAAGACCTGAATTCTGTTGTCGAGTTGTTGAGTTTTACAAAGGTTAGATAAGCTGTTCTTGAGGTCTTGTTATAATGGAACCTAATCTATTCCAGTAAAGGGAGAATGCATGGAGGAGGGACTTAGCCAGATGAATGGAGGAGGAAGAGTGACCCAAAGTGACACTGGGTTTTGACAAGAACTGTCTGGAAGGAGAATTCTCTGTGCTTTGTGTTCATCCATTTAGTGAGCTTCCACACCCATGCATTCCTCCATGTCTAGGAAGCTCAGCAAATGAAAAGTGCACATATCCTAcacaagaaaataagagagattacttttacttaaataaaacagaaaagacaaatgtaTATACTTCACATTGtcaccactttaaaaaataatgccgATAAATCTCCTGAAGGTAAGATGAAGTTCAAGTCCATGAGGTATAAGTGATTTTCCCCATTTGCGAAGTCACCACGAAAGGACACTACCCAGCTATTAAAATTCCCGAGACCTTGGACAGGTTTATGAGCTGTTCCTCATTATTTGGGTCCACAGCAAATGAAAGGTCTGAAAGGGCAAGAAAAGGAGCATGAGAGGAAATTACAAATAAGGGAGCTTTTGTCAACAAAGCTTACTGTACTATGTGCATAATCTAGAAACACCCCTATTTAGCCCTGGGGTCTTTGGATGTAGTGGCACAATAttggggaggcagagaagaggtGTCAGAGGTCGTCCACTTGGATGCACAGAAGTAGAAAGATACCCTCAGGGTTGAGCAGCATATCACTGCAATTTATCCAGGAATCCTTGCAAAGTCCTGTAATCCAGTTACGAGAGTTTCCCACCTCTACCTCGCAGTAATGTTTGCTGGAGGTGAAGGTCTGAGCTCCCCACAAGAGTGTGTACCGTGGACTTGCAGAACTGGGGGGCATGTGTTCATAGTCAGGACTGCATTGCAGATGTCTCAGGCTTCAAACAGAGCCACACGGGAACTGCTTATATTATGGTCCAATGTAAGACACACTTCAGTAAGAAGAAAATCGTCAAGTCAAAGAACAGAGTTTAAAAGTTCTGGGGACAAAGTGCAGTAGTCTTCTGGTGAATGCCGAACAAGCACATCTCTAAAACTAAACGGAAACTGGTTTGCTTCGTTTCCTGAGAACACTCCCACCCCACTGTGGTACTTACCATTTAGTAATTCCTCATCAAGTTCTGGAACATGGAACAGTTAGCTTTCATGACAGAGCCCATACTAACTGCTCCAGAACACTCTTTTACCGCAAATGACTAAACAGAGTGTGTCACTGAAAATCCAGAGACCTCAGCAAGGGCTCTTTGCCTATGTACAGAGCAAGTAAAGGTCTCTTCAAAGAATTAGAGGAAAGACAACTTTGAGAATACAGAAACATGTAGGATGTCAGGTTCACTTTATTTTCACTAGTTCACTGAACATTTAGGAGCCTGCACATCGATGCCAAGTAAATACCAATATGGCCCTTCACTTGCTTAAGTCTTCTCATTCACCAACTAgcacaaaataaagtaaatataataacagtaataaatgtACTAcagatcactttaaaaatatgatattattatttttattagtccTAAATAGTGATCACCTTTCTCAAATATGGGGACACAACATGCAAACAAGCAAAGGTAAAATAAACTGAAAGTCcgtatttgccttttttttaagaagtagtttttctctctgaatttctaACTCTTACATCATGGAATCCGAATCCAACTTATCCTATCCCAGGCCTGCTTTTCCTGTCTGCCAGCCTCACCATCTGTCCCTCCACACAACAAATCACATGTtccatttgttttctggttgtacctattgtttataaatatatgttcacCCCTTTGTTAAGTCTTGCGATTTTTCAAATACATTCcttaaattaaattcttaaataaacatttaaataaccaCTAACGGTGCTCCTAAGAATCTGAACATCTCCATACAACCATAGTTAACATCTGCAAATTGAAATAGCTGAATTAatacatagttttttaaaaaatattttatttatttatttgacagagagagagatcacaagtagttagagaggggggggggaagcaggctccctgctgagcagagagccccatgcggggtttgatcccaggaccctgaggtcatgacctgagccgaaggcagaggcttaacccactgagccaaccaggcgcccctaatatgtAGTTTTAATGCCACATGCTTTCATGGTTTTAAACTCAGTGCAAATTGTCATAAGAAAACGGTTATATTCAATTGTCTTTGACAGACTTCAGATAGCTTTTACTTGttaattaacaataaaatataattagttaTAAGGGTATTCATATTGACCTGCTTCCCTGTTCTCTGAGAAGACCAATAGAGCAATGAGGGGAGGTCCTCCAAGTATATCTCCTCCTGGAGGAAATAGTGAGGTCTCACCACAGTGGCTGTTCTCACCTCGGAAGTTGTTAAGCCTTTCGGACATCCCCGTGATGGTCTGTGAGCTCAGCTGTGGGTTCACAGGCTGGGGAATGTGCAGCTGCATTAACGGACTCCTGCAAAGAAAAAGAGCTGCTTACTATCACGTCCAGTGGGATCGTAAGCAATCCCTTGAAGATGCTCCATCAGAATCCTCTCTGTTAGGTGCAGAAGGTGTGACTTCAACTCCACAAATCCAGGGATTTGGGGAGTTGCAAATCTGCAATTGttcttgtattttataattaGCTACCCTGCTCTTCCCACTTCGATCTCAGTGAGATATGTCACTTCACTCACAATTGTATCTCTTTCTTGCCTTCGGCTTCCCTAGGGGAGTCATATAGCCATTCCCTTTTAGTTGCCGAAATCCAATAGGTGCCAAAATTTTGGAACTTGCTTCCTGGTACATATGGAGTCTAAGCTCTGTAGGAGACTCTTTCTTGGGGACCTGTCCTGCCCCCTCTTCTCACACTCCTTCCACCTGCTGCCTCTGTGAGCTTATTTGCCTTTCCCACAGAAGACCTGGAATGATCCTCAAATAATTGGGATCTTGAAAATTAgagataggaaaaataaatatcttttggcAACTTCTGCATTAAGCCTTACAGCCGAAACCGCATCCCTCTCAACCCTCACTTTTACCTAAGGGTGGCCAGTATAAAACCTAGACTTGTTTAGAGAAGACTGCCTTTGTTTCAAAATGCAGACAGAAACTTGCCACAAAAAGGTGTGTGTCCCTCTCAGCAGAAATAGCCTGACCACTGTCACCATAAACCAACTTGAACAGAGGGGCAAACTTACCTTATCATGAGGTCTCCAAAATcctgtgaagagaaagagaggaagcctTAGCTTTGAGCGCAAGATATGCTTAGTCTAGTCTGAGGCTATGAGACTGGCCTGGAAAATTCTGTATCTCCACTTCTCTTTCTTGGGTGAAATCACTTGCTCTTTTCCTCCTTACAAAGATGAAACTCTTCCTATATTTGCATACATTGATACCATCATGatcatgataaaatttaaaacagaagatGTTCTTAGAATAAACAGTTGGTTGTGTTTGTCCTAATCTATGGTGAGATTCACCGAGCTTTCCCCAAAGTTCTTACAAGGGTATGTGGGCTCCAaatctaaaatttcaaaacagaaaagaatggatACATCCCACATTCCCACATATTGACAAGTCCAGATACAGAGTCGAATGATCTATTCATGAGCTGCTCTGTTGCTGTCAGAAACTGAAAGTTCAATAGAAGAGTtaagaaggacttttttttttttcttttttcctgtatctGTTCCACAGAATTTTCTACatagttttccttttcatataaGGTGAATGTGACCCTGAGCTTCCAGGTTATACTGGAGGAGCAAAGCCCGACATCCCAAAGTGAAAGAGGGCAGAATTGGACCttggaaacaggaaaataatGGAGGTCCAAGGGTATAGACCTCAGTGAACATAAATGATTTCTGAGCAGTCTGGTGTTCAACACCCTGACATCTTTCCTTAGCCTTTACCTGGTTCAAGTCCACATCTGTTTTGCAGCAAATTTCCTTTAGTTCCTCATACATTTTTCTCAGGGGTTTCCTCCTGTACGCATTCTAGCTACATTTCTCCGGAGTTGATTTAAAAACTATCTTGCCTTCCACTGCCAGGCTCTCtaaatgtttttgcttttcctCATGGAGATAGTGGTTTACCTTAGGATATTCAGCCCTGATCATCATCATCTGTAGATTTACAAAACCCTGAAATGACATTGGTTTAATTAGGCCATATATCTggatgctttttttcttctttcattatctATAGTCTGTGTGCTATGTACAGTgttcttagtctgtttgggctccTTTAACAAAAGCACCATAGACTGGATAGCtatatatacagaaattaatttctcacCATTCTATATGCTGGGAAGTCTAGGATTGGTGCTGGCAGATTTGATGAGAGCCCACTTCCTACATAACTATCTTTTCATTGTGTCCTCAAATGGCAGATGGGACAAGGGACATTTCTAGCATCTCTTTCAGAAGGACATGTGTCCCATTTCTGAGGACTCTGGCCGCGTGATCTTATCACCACTCAAAGCCCCCACTCCTACTACCATTAGGGATTAGAATTTGAACCTACAAATCATGATCTGAAGCATATATTCACATCAAAGAAGTACTACATATAGCTTTACGtctttcttctaagaaaccacacatttggtttctttcttacctttttccttccttcctttctttctttttcatttatttattgcctgCACCATTGTTTACAACGACTTACCCTCAAACATCCATGTTTTcatgtaaaaacagaaatttaaaatcaatttttattgttttatataattcatAATATTTAAATCATAATTCATTTTCCTGAACATTCGTATTCATAAACTGACTATCTGCTctcagcaaaaaagcaaaaattgactTCCTCGGGCAAATAAAGGACATTGCACATGATCTTTCTAAATTATCTTCATTTCCAAAACTCTGTGTTTCACCAGAGCTTGGCTCCACCTGCCTCAGGACCACACCCACCCCCTCGTGATTGGTCCACCCTGTCTCACCTCCTTAGAGACATCAGCTTACGATCCTACACACACATTCTtgcctctcttctgtctcctacatctctgtgtctctgaatCCCTTGTTCTGTGGGTCTGTCTCCAGttcactttctccctttctcttcacaCCATCTTTAAACACATGCGGATTTACCAAATTATTTTGGAAGTATCAACATTAAACATCCTTGTTAAAATGGCTTTAGCTAGCTTCTATGCTAACACTTTTATTGCCATAAAAGCCAACTTATTGACCAAATGGAATCAAACTCAGTGTGTCCATGGGTGTAATTTCCGGTTATTCATCCAAGCAATGACTCCTTGCTTCTGTTCCCTACTCTTTCCTGAACTACACATTCCAACTTGCCAAGAGCCTGTTTTTACTAAATCCAAATAATATGATTCATTCTTATATTACTTCACCTTCTTTCCATGTTTGAATTATTTCCTGCCCATTGCTTTTACTAATCCCTCTGTTTCCTACTGCAGAGAGCTGTGTTCTCAGAGAGGGCGCTCGtcccccagctccctcacccctGACCAGCTCCTTCTGATCTCTGCCCAGGTGTAACCATGGCCAGCATACATTCCCCAAGCCCACACTCCTTATACtcattttctgctttcattttaccCAAGCACTTCATAAACGTGATATATCacaacttttactttttaaatttctggatcAAGTTCTTTTACTGATTATAAACTCCCGAGCTCAgtgatttgtttctctttttgcccATTCCTGTATCTCTTTGTTGGCCTAGAACAGTGAGCAACACATCAAAAGTCCTcatatgaatgaatgactcaTTAGAAATCCATCTGGATGGGAGTGTAGGACTCTTAatttctgctccagtcatgatctcagaattaagagatcaagccctgtctcAGACTCTGTGTTCagcgtgaagtctgcttaagattctctctccctctgaccttccttaCCACTTCTtacccctgctcacatgctctctaaaataaataaaatcttgaaaaaaaaaaaaaaagaaacccatccTAAATGATCAACATAATGTTCTTATTCCTCTTTGGCATTCTCATAGTACCATGCACAGATAACTgttcaatgaatttttattctctaataGTGGTCTCTCATATGTCTCCTTCAGTATTGCttgagttctttgaaaagaaaggtcTAGTTGTCTTCTTCAGATTCAGGTTCTCAGTTCTTCTTCATGAATCAACAATGACACAATCCAAAATCCTTAGCTAGGCATTTGTATTCTTGATCTGGGCATAACGACATTTCTAGCCACATCCCTCATCACTGATGAGAGCAGCAAGCAGATCTCGAACAATTTCATGGGTTGTCTGGTTTGTTTCATCTTTACTTTTCTTGTCCCTTAGATCCCTCTGCCATCAATATCCAGGAAATGACAAATTCTACTAACATACAAACATCACATTGATTTTCACTTGTTTGAGAAGCTTTTCTTAACATTCAAAATTTGCTAAGTTCCTGTAGAACTCCGTATTTACCTCCATCCCTGTGATCATTGCATTCTGTCTTGAGATAGTGCATTTTCTTATCCCTGATGATGTATTGCTGGTAGATATTGTTTTATCCAGAAAAACCAGGAAAAGTCTTTCAGTTACACAATGGGCTCAGTGTGAAATCCTGTACTGAAGGCCATGTTTCCTGTAGAGAAACAGATGTAGCTCTTTTTCTGATTACCTGCTCAAGAAACATCATGATTTAATTTAAGTTCTTCCACTGTCAGTTACCATGGTATCTCTCCCAAGCTGGTTCCAAGGGAAACAGGGCCTACTCTTAACTTCCATGCTCTAAACAAGTTGTACtctttgtttagatttttctgatttttctgtctgCTTTTCCAAATAGACTTCATTTGCATCAGAAGTTTCTCCTGTAAAAGAACTGCAAATTTAAGcactagaaaaacagaaatagcaCTTTTCAGATGCCTCAAAAATTGATAAGGGGAtagacatgagaaaaataaaaaagtaaagaaagcagATATGTCAATGATTTTCTCTGGGAACACTAATAGTCAAATCTGGGAGACTGATCAAAAATAGAGTTCCtgaatttagaaaatgtaatcCATAATCTGAGGAATCTACTACttacattatatgtaatatgGACAGTGTTCAGAAGTGAATCTTgattcatatttaattttgaaatgatgGCTATCACTTTTTCTATGGTATGATTACAATACATTATTTCTAAATCTGCTATCACTAAAAGACGTTTGTTGTCATCATTGCTGAAGTAGCCAATGACTGTCACTGTCTCTAGAGATTACATACCCTGTTAGTTACGCTGAAATGCCAACACCCTCCTCAACTCATCACCATTCTCCCTCAACCCAACAGAATTTAAACTTTAGGGGAGCAAAGATGTTTGTCTAGTTTCTTCAGTGTCGTATCCCTAATTTTTCAGAACAGTGCATGGCACATGGTATCTTGCAATTCTATttgcttgagaaaaataaaaatcaacaactgTTGATCATTGCATGATAAGGCATGGAGTCTTCCACATTTCACAGTGATGGTACTTACCCTGCACTGCTCAGCAGCTTGTGACACTGGTGAGTGTCTGTGAGTGGCATGTCTTTGGGAACTGGAGCAGTGCAAACACAGTGGGCTCTTTTCAGTTAGACAGAAGAGGTCCTTTAATACTAGGTGTATCCTACAGACTTGCTTGGCAGAGTTCGGTAACTGGCAGGCAATGGATTCTTTGGAAGCACGAACTTGTTTCACAGCAAAAACAATGCCTTTGAAGTCTATTCATGGAGATACTGTCCTGCACACAGAGCAGTGAGTAGGATGCTGAGCATCCTCTCACAGGAGGCAGAGACACGGAGTACAAAAGTTGTGCCCACAGCTAAGGGTGAAAGGGTCTGTGAAATAGTCCTTGCAGATGTAGCAGATAAGCCTCCTGGGGACATGCTGCACAAA comes from Mustela erminea isolate mMusErm1 chromosome 9, mMusErm1.Pri, whole genome shotgun sequence and encodes:
- the LOC116598806 gene encoding tripartite motif-containing protein 77-like isoform X1, coding for MITGMEGFVNLQMMMIRAEYPKDFGDLMIRSPLMQLHIPQPVNPQLSSQTITGMSERLNNFRGENSHCGETSLFPPGGDILGGPPLIALLVFSENREAGQYEYPYN
- the LOC116598806 gene encoding tripartite motif-containing protein 77-like isoform X2; this translates as MITGMEGFVNLQMMMIRAEYPKDFGDLMIRSPLMQLHIPQPVNPQLSSQTITGMSERLNNFRDLSFAVDPNNEEQLINLSKVSGILIAG